The following proteins are encoded in a genomic region of Desulfobulbaceae bacterium:
- the fabG gene encoding 3-oxoacyl-[acyl-carrier-protein] reductase, whose product MTIAGKIALVTGGGRGIGQAVSLRLARLGAKVLINYVSRPDAALATVKQITENGGQAGAVQFDVADFDAVQSAIKNCIKQEGSIDILVNNAGITRDGLLAMMKEDAWDAVLDTNLKGSFNCIKAVSRPMMKSRWGRIINIASVIGFAGNAGQVNYASAKAGLVGLTKSVARELSSRGITVNGVAPGYIETEMTDGLSEEVTNKILSEIPLSRLGQADDVAAAVAFLASEDASYITGQFIHVNGGMYM is encoded by the coding sequence ATGACAATTGCAGGTAAAATCGCTTTGGTTACAGGTGGAGGTCGTGGGATAGGACAGGCAGTAAGTCTTAGACTTGCCAGATTGGGGGCTAAGGTGTTAATTAATTATGTGAGTCGCCCTGATGCGGCGCTTGCAACCGTTAAGCAGATTACTGAAAATGGCGGTCAAGCTGGTGCTGTTCAGTTTGATGTTGCTGATTTTGACGCAGTCCAGTCGGCCATTAAAAATTGTATTAAGCAGGAAGGCTCTATTGACATACTCGTTAATAATGCCGGGATTACCCGTGACGGTTTGCTTGCAATGATGAAGGAAGATGCTTGGGATGCTGTTCTTGATACAAACCTTAAAGGTTCATTTAACTGTATCAAGGCGGTTTCCAGGCCAATGATGAAATCACGCTGGGGCCGAATAATTAATATAGCCTCAGTTATTGGTTTTGCTGGTAATGCCGGACAGGTTAACTATGCTTCAGCAAAAGCAGGTCTGGTCGGGTTGACCAAATCTGTGGCTCGGGAGTTATCCTCTCGCGGTATTACTGTAAATGGCGTAGCCCCAGGTTATATAGAAACTGAAATGACTGATGGACTTTCAGAAGAAGTAACCAATAAAATATTGAGTGAAATTCCACTCTCAAGATTAGGTCAAGCTGATGATGTGGCTGCCGCAGTTGCATTTCTTGCTTCGGAGGATGCCTCATACATAACCGGACAATTCATTCACGTAAATGGCGGAATGTATATGTGA
- a CDS encoding electron transfer flavoprotein subunit alpha has translation MLKIDKELCIGCGVCVDSCAFGAIEMVDASAVVNEKCTLCGTCVDNCAVEALCIEKTSDNRQANIDEYSGVWVYAEYRNGSVAPVSFELLGVGRQIAGQKEVSLSAVLFGHNLESAAQELIAFGADTVYVADSPNLEHFTDESYANLLEDLIGQYKPEIVLAGATAIGRSFIPKVATAVGAGLTADCTDLSIRVEDGTLLQTRPAFGGNIMATIVCPDTRPQMATVRPMVMTACEPDSSRQGKIITVEPGAMRLADRVKVLETVIAVEDAVKLNEADIVVAGGRGMENEKGFALVRELASTLGGAVAASRAAVDSGWIGYPHQVGQTGKTVAPKLYICCGISGAIQHMVGMQSADTIVAINKDPDAPIFDIATYGIVGDLFEVLPKLIDAFKERKGL, from the coding sequence ATGCTTAAAATTGATAAAGAACTATGTATAGGTTGCGGTGTCTGCGTTGATAGTTGCGCATTTGGTGCCATAGAGATGGTTGATGCTAGCGCTGTCGTTAATGAAAAATGTACTCTTTGTGGTACATGTGTAGATAATTGCGCTGTAGAGGCACTCTGCATAGAAAAAACTTCAGATAACAGACAGGCTAATATTGACGAGTATTCTGGGGTATGGGTTTATGCCGAATATCGAAATGGCTCGGTGGCTCCCGTCTCTTTTGAGCTCCTTGGTGTTGGACGCCAGATAGCTGGCCAAAAAGAGGTGTCATTGTCTGCAGTTCTATTTGGGCATAATTTAGAGAGTGCAGCTCAGGAGCTTATTGCCTTCGGCGCCGATACTGTATATGTGGCTGATTCCCCGAACCTTGAACATTTTACCGATGAGTCGTATGCTAACCTGTTGGAAGATTTGATAGGTCAGTATAAACCCGAAATAGTTCTTGCCGGTGCAACCGCAATTGGACGATCATTTATACCAAAAGTTGCAACAGCTGTTGGCGCTGGGCTTACTGCAGACTGTACCGATTTGTCCATACGTGTTGAAGACGGAACTCTCTTGCAGACCAGGCCTGCCTTTGGTGGTAATATTATGGCAACTATCGTCTGCCCGGACACAAGGCCGCAGATGGCGACAGTCAGGCCGATGGTTATGACTGCCTGTGAGCCCGACAGCAGCAGGCAGGGAAAAATTATAACCGTTGAGCCGGGTGCTATGCGTCTGGCTGATCGAGTGAAAGTTCTGGAGACTGTTATTGCAGTTGAGGATGCAGTCAAACTTAATGAAGCTGATATCGTCGTTGCCGGTGGGCGCGGGATGGAGAACGAGAAAGGTTTTGCCTTGGTTCGCGAATTAGCCTCAACTCTTGGTGGCGCTGTTGCTGCGTCGCGTGCGGCTGTTGATTCAGGTTGGATTGGCTATCCGCACCAGGTTGGACAAACCGGTAAAACTGTGGCACCGAAACTTTATATCTGCTGTGGTATCTCCGGTGCAATTCAGCATATGGTCGGCATGCAGTCTGCCGATACTATTGTTGCAATCAATAAAGACCCCGATGCACCGATTTTTGATATTGCAACCTATGGAATAGTCGGTGATCTTTTCGAAGTTCTGCCCAAATTAATTGATGCCTTTAAAGAACGAAAAGGGTTGTAA
- a CDS encoding electron transfer flavoprotein subunit beta/FixA family protein → MRIVVCIKQVPDAKNVRLDPVTNTLSREGVKSIMNPFDRHALEEGVKLKEQYGGTVAVLSMGPPQAEEMLREAISCGADEGYLVSDRAFAGSDTWATTYTLAMAIAKIGGFDLVLCGKQAIDGDTAQVGPGLAHRLDYPYASYVKKIHECKENIIYLQRMMDDGYDEIAIPLPALLTVVKEINTPRIPSLKGKMKAKKATITVLNATDIGADPRFLGLNGSPTQVSRVFAPEPKGNRTILQGTVEEQVGQLVGKIEALL, encoded by the coding sequence ATGAGAATTGTAGTTTGTATTAAACAGGTACCGGATGCCAAAAATGTACGTTTGGACCCAGTTACTAATACATTGAGTAGAGAAGGGGTTAAAAGCATAATGAATCCCTTTGACCGTCATGCGCTTGAGGAGGGTGTTAAACTCAAGGAGCAATATGGCGGCACTGTAGCTGTTCTCAGTATGGGGCCTCCTCAGGCTGAGGAGATGCTTCGTGAAGCAATTTCCTGTGGTGCAGATGAAGGCTATCTTGTTTCGGACAGGGCTTTTGCTGGTTCGGACACCTGGGCCACCACCTATACCCTGGCGATGGCAATTGCCAAAATTGGCGGCTTTGATTTAGTTCTGTGCGGCAAACAGGCGATAGACGGCGATACTGCCCAGGTCGGACCCGGACTTGCCCATAGACTGGACTATCCATACGCTTCATATGTCAAAAAGATTCATGAATGTAAGGAAAATATCATCTATCTTCAGCGAATGATGGATGATGGCTATGATGAAATTGCTATTCCTTTGCCTGCTCTTTTGACGGTGGTTAAGGAGATTAACACGCCGCGAATTCCTTCTTTAAAAGGTAAAATGAAGGCCAAGAAGGCCACAATAACTGTTCTGAATGCAACTGATATCGGTGCAGATCCAAGGTTTTTAGGTTTAAACGGATCACCAACTCAGGTTTCACGGGTTTTTGCACCTGAACCGAAAGGCAATCGAACTATTCTTCAAGGTACAGTTGAAGAGCAGGTTGGCCAATTGGTTGGAAAAATTGAGGCATTACTCTAA
- a CDS encoding acyl-CoA dehydrogenase family protein, producing MDYFLTEEQQMIVEVAQQITNEKIIPCRAELDEKEEFPREIIKEIAKADLSGLYIEEQYGGYGGGSFDIVLALEQFARGCVGIATSFAANALGAYPIILSGSDELKEKYLPLLASGEIMAAFALTEANAGSDASGIQTTAVLDGDEWVLNGTKQWITNGGEANLYTVIAITDRSKGPRGASMFVVEDTDPGFSYGPKEKKLGIRASSTRELIFKDCRIPKDRIIGRQGTGFITVMKTLDKSRPGIAILGVGLAQAALDESVKYAKERIQFGKPIISFQAVQHLLADMAIQTEAARALVYQSAKHIDAHPKDMSKASSMCKVFATDVAMKVTIDAVQVLAGYGYMREYPVEKMMRDAKILQIYEGTNQIQRNVVGLALNKEYT from the coding sequence ATGGACTATTTTTTAACAGAAGAACAGCAAATGATCGTTGAGGTCGCTCAACAAATTACCAATGAAAAAATAATACCTTGTCGAGCTGAACTTGATGAAAAAGAAGAGTTTCCCCGTGAAATTATAAAAGAGATTGCTAAGGCCGATCTATCAGGACTCTATATTGAAGAGCAATATGGCGGCTATGGCGGAGGTAGTTTTGATATTGTCTTAGCGCTTGAACAATTTGCCCGTGGCTGTGTCGGAATTGCTACTAGTTTTGCTGCTAATGCGCTTGGTGCATACCCGATAATCCTATCAGGAAGTGATGAGCTGAAAGAGAAGTATCTGCCATTGTTGGCATCTGGTGAAATTATGGCGGCCTTTGCACTCACTGAAGCAAATGCTGGAAGTGATGCCTCCGGTATTCAGACCACTGCGGTACTTGACGGTGATGAATGGGTTCTTAATGGTACAAAACAGTGGATAACTAACGGTGGCGAGGCAAATTTATACACTGTGATTGCTATAACCGATCGTAGTAAGGGCCCTCGTGGAGCGTCCATGTTTGTGGTTGAGGATACCGACCCTGGTTTTTCCTATGGGCCAAAGGAGAAAAAACTTGGTATCAGGGCCTCTTCCACCAGGGAATTGATCTTTAAAGATTGTCGAATTCCTAAAGATAGGATAATTGGTCGACAGGGAACAGGGTTTATTACTGTTATGAAGACCTTGGATAAATCTCGACCAGGAATTGCTATATTGGGCGTCGGTCTTGCTCAGGCGGCCTTGGATGAGTCGGTAAAGTATGCTAAAGAACGTATTCAGTTTGGTAAGCCGATAATTTCATTTCAGGCAGTACAGCATTTATTGGCTGATATGGCAATTCAAACTGAAGCAGCCCGCGCCCTGGTGTATCAATCGGCAAAACATATTGATGCGCACCCGAAGGATATGTCGAAGGCTTCATCAATGTGTAAAGTTTTTGCAACAGATGTAGCGATGAAGGTGACCATTGATGCTGTGCAAGTATTGGCAGGGTACGGGTATATGCGTGAATACCCGGTTGAAAAGATGATGCGGGATGCCAAGATACTGCAAATTTATGAAGGAACTAATCAGATTCAACGAAATGTTGTCGGTTTGGCTCTGAACAAGGAATATACTTAA
- the nrdR gene encoding transcriptional repressor NrdR: MKCPYCGLLDNRVVDSRLNKDNTITRRRRLCESCERRFTTYERLEVTMPMLIKKDGRREPWERHKVVEGLKKACEKRPVSMAQIEEFADALERNLQDMGEREIPITLVGEKVMDGLREIDDVAYVRFASVYRQFKDLSEFMDELKNMLGANGKS; encoded by the coding sequence ATGAAATGTCCATATTGCGGCCTTCTTGATAATCGAGTTGTTGATTCTCGTTTAAACAAAGATAATACAATTACGCGTCGACGACGCTTGTGCGAATCCTGTGAAAGGCGTTTTACGACCTATGAGCGACTTGAAGTCACTATGCCCATGTTGATAAAGAAGGATGGCCGTCGTGAGCCTTGGGAACGGCATAAAGTTGTTGAAGGGCTTAAGAAAGCTTGTGAAAAACGGCCTGTATCTATGGCTCAGATTGAAGAGTTTGCCGATGCCCTTGAAAGAAATCTACAGGATATGGGTGAACGTGAAATTCCTATTACTTTGGTTGGCGAAAAAGTAATGGATGGCTTACGTGAAATCGACGATGTTGCCTATGTTCGTTTCGCGTCTGTATATCGACAATTTAAAGATCTTAGTGAGTTTATGGATGAACTCAAAAATATGCTTGGGGCTAATGGAAAATCATAA
- the rpiB gene encoding ribose 5-phosphate isomerase B — MKIAIGCDHGGYVLKESIVDLLVLEQCEVVDVGCNSTASVDYPDFANAVCQAVLKGDADRGVLICGTGIGMSIAANRFNGIRATLCHEQFTAQMSREHNNSNVLCLGARVVGPGLALEIVRTWLHTQFGGDRHQRRLDKFAAGCQIS, encoded by the coding sequence GTGAAAATTGCTATTGGCTGTGATCATGGCGGTTATGTTCTGAAAGAATCCATCGTTGATCTCCTTGTTCTGGAACAGTGTGAAGTCGTTGATGTAGGTTGCAATTCGACTGCATCTGTTGACTATCCCGACTTTGCAAATGCAGTTTGTCAAGCGGTGCTCAAGGGTGATGCGGATCGAGGTGTACTTATTTGTGGCACCGGGATTGGGATGTCAATTGCAGCTAATCGATTTAATGGTATTCGCGCCACTTTGTGCCATGAACAGTTTACAGCCCAAATGAGTCGAGAACATAATAACTCTAATGTGCTATGTCTTGGTGCCAGAGTCGTCGGACCGGGACTGGCACTTGAAATTGTTAGAACGTGGTTACACACCCAATTTGGCGGTGATCGTCACCAGCGACGTCTGGATAAGTTCGCTGCCGGTTGTCAGATCTCGTAA
- the ribD gene encoding bifunctional diaminohydroxyphosphoribosylaminopyrimidine deaminase/5-amino-6-(5-phosphoribosylamino)uracil reductase RibD: MENHNSEDLKYMKLALDEAVKAAGRTSPNPLVGAVVVNNGRVVGRGYHKKAGTAHAEINALAEAGPKAHGATIYVTLEPCNHHGRTGPCTEAILKNGLRRVVVGMPDPNPSVAGGGNLFLTQNGLQVTCGVLEEECQRINRPFVKWITQKKPWVIVKAGVSLDGKIASSSAEQLWITSESSRAYVHQVRDQVDAILIGVGTALADDPALTCRISGKSTQDPIRVVLDSHLRLPPESKLLNQKSAAKTIVFCGEHVTDDQLKPFSGVNADIERTVRGIDGQINLEVVLSALAQRQVTSILVEGGGQIHASFIRNHLADQAMLFYGPIFVGDQGVSLVGGKVRGGNGTFPRLVQVSTKQFDNDVLIEGLFE; encoded by the coding sequence ATGGAAAATCATAACTCTGAAGATCTGAAGTACATGAAATTAGCCTTGGATGAGGCGGTCAAAGCTGCGGGGAGGACATCACCAAACCCACTGGTCGGCGCTGTGGTTGTGAACAACGGCAGAGTTGTTGGTCGTGGATATCATAAAAAAGCTGGCACAGCCCATGCCGAGATTAATGCCTTGGCTGAGGCGGGGCCAAAAGCGCATGGAGCCACAATTTACGTTACTTTGGAGCCATGTAATCATCACGGTAGAACAGGCCCCTGTACAGAAGCTATACTCAAAAATGGTCTGAGGCGGGTTGTTGTCGGTATGCCTGACCCAAACCCCTCTGTTGCTGGAGGCGGAAACTTATTTTTAACTCAAAATGGGCTCCAGGTAACCTGCGGTGTGCTCGAAGAAGAGTGCCAGAGAATAAATAGACCGTTTGTTAAGTGGATAACTCAAAAAAAACCGTGGGTTATCGTTAAGGCTGGAGTTTCATTGGACGGTAAAATTGCATCATCAAGTGCTGAACAGCTCTGGATTACCAGTGAAAGTTCGCGGGCCTATGTCCATCAGGTTCGTGATCAGGTTGATGCAATTTTAATAGGTGTTGGTACGGCTTTGGCAGATGACCCTGCGCTCACCTGTAGAATTTCAGGAAAATCTACACAAGATCCAATACGCGTTGTTCTTGACTCTCATCTTCGGTTGCCGCCCGAATCAAAATTGCTTAACCAGAAATCCGCGGCCAAAACCATCGTTTTTTGTGGTGAACATGTGACAGATGACCAGCTTAAACCCTTTTCAGGTGTTAATGCCGATATTGAGCGAACTGTTAGAGGCATTGATGGACAAATTAACTTGGAAGTGGTATTAAGCGCACTCGCTCAAAGACAGGTGACCAGTATCCTCGTTGAAGGTGGAGGGCAGATTCATGCCTCTTTTATTCGTAACCATCTCGCCGATCAGGCGATGCTTTTTTATGGTCCTATTTTTGTTGGCGATCAGGGGGTTTCTTTAGTGGGCGGTAAGGTCCGGGGGGGAAATGGTACATTCCCCAGGCTTGTGCAGGTATCTACGAAACAGTTTGACAATGATGTGCTAATCGAAGGTTTATTTGAGTAG
- the fabF gene encoding beta-ketoacyl-ACP synthase II yields the protein MARRVVVTGLGLVTPLGTGVKKTWDNLCAGKSGIDKITRFDTTDYAVKIAAEVKDFQVEDFIDSKTAKHLELFVQYAVAASKMALDDSGFLITDENAHRVGSIFGCGLGGLPTIEHYHQVMLERGPKRITPFFIPMVIPNMGAGQVSIILKTKGPNLSLSTACAAGTHAVGEAYRSILLGDCDVAFTGGSESVICPMAVGGFNSMKALSKENDSPHTASRPFDRDRSGFIIGEGGGALLLESLEHAQARNAKIYAEVVGYGMSGDGYHMAAPPDDGEGAARCMQMALNSAGMTPEDIDYVNAHGTSTPLNDLCETRAIKTVFGDHALKLAISSTKSMTGHLLGGAGGIESVFTALSISEQIAPPTMNLENPSDECDLDYVPNSARKMNIRAAMSNSFGFGGTNAVLIMKRYEN from the coding sequence GTGGCTAGAAGAGTCGTTGTTACAGGTCTTGGCCTTGTTACTCCGTTAGGTACAGGTGTAAAGAAAACCTGGGATAATTTATGTGCAGGCAAGAGTGGCATAGATAAAATCACCCGATTTGATACAACTGACTATGCAGTTAAAATTGCTGCCGAGGTCAAGGATTTTCAGGTAGAAGATTTTATCGACAGTAAGACAGCTAAACATCTTGAGCTCTTTGTCCAGTATGCTGTTGCTGCTTCAAAAATGGCCTTGGATGACTCTGGCTTTTTGATTACTGATGAAAATGCCCACCGAGTTGGCTCTATATTTGGTTGCGGTTTAGGTGGTCTGCCCACCATTGAACACTATCATCAGGTAATGCTTGAAAGGGGACCTAAAAGAATTACTCCTTTTTTTATCCCAATGGTTATTCCTAACATGGGTGCAGGTCAAGTATCGATTATTTTGAAAACAAAAGGTCCGAACCTGTCGCTTTCAACTGCCTGTGCCGCTGGTACACATGCTGTTGGCGAAGCCTATCGGTCAATACTGTTGGGTGATTGTGATGTTGCCTTTACTGGTGGCAGTGAGTCAGTGATCTGCCCCATGGCTGTCGGTGGTTTTAATTCGATGAAGGCTCTGTCCAAGGAGAATGATTCCCCGCACACTGCATCCCGACCTTTTGATAGAGATAGAAGCGGTTTCATTATCGGTGAAGGCGGGGGGGCGCTTCTGCTTGAATCTTTGGAACACGCACAGGCTCGAAATGCTAAGATTTATGCTGAGGTTGTCGGCTATGGAATGTCCGGAGATGGATATCATATGGCTGCACCGCCCGATGATGGTGAGGGAGCTGCTCGGTGTATGCAGATGGCTTTGAACAGTGCGGGGATGACTCCTGAGGATATTGATTATGTTAATGCCCATGGGACTTCAACTCCTTTAAACGATCTCTGTGAGACTCGTGCTATTAAAACTGTCTTTGGCGATCACGCCTTGAAACTTGCTATTAGCTCCACAAAATCTATGACGGGCCACCTGCTTGGTGGCGCTGGTGGTATTGAGTCTGTTTTTACAGCACTCTCTATTTCTGAACAGATAGCGCCTCCAACCATGAACTTGGAAAATCCTAGTGATGAATGTGATCTTGATTATGTGCCCAATTCGGCCCGTAAAATGAACATTCGGGCCGCGATGTCAAACTCATTTGGTTTCGGTGGTACGAATGCCGTTTTAATTATGAAACGTTACGAGAATTAA
- a CDS encoding serine hydroxymethyltransferase: protein MSCLSKEDPEVFRSIEHELGRQANQLELIASENIVSQAVLEAQGSIFTNKYAEGYPGKRYYGGCEYADQIETLARERALKIFKAEYANVQPHSGSQANMAVYFSVLSPGDKVLGMDLAHGGHLTHGSGVNFSGQLFNFVSYGVSKETEQIDMAEVERIAVQEKPKMIVAGASAYPRIIDWQGFRTIADTVGALFMVDMAHIAGLVAADQHPSPVPYADFVTTTTHKTLRGPRGGLILAKDEYGQKLNSKIFPGIQGGPLVHVIAAKAVSFKEAMTAEYRQYQEQVVKNARTLAESLTGFGFRLVSGGTDNHLMLVDLSPKKITGKDAEEALESAGLTVNKNAIPFDTQSRFVTGGIRIGTAAVTTRGLKEPEMRKIGDWINRAIENTTKAEVLSQLRDEVRALCDHYPLYPHLRKQ from the coding sequence GTGTCTTGTTTAAGTAAAGAAGATCCAGAAGTTTTCCGTTCAATTGAGCACGAACTTGGTCGACAGGCCAATCAACTAGAGCTTATTGCCTCTGAAAATATTGTCAGTCAGGCTGTGCTAGAGGCTCAGGGTTCTATATTTACCAATAAATATGCCGAAGGGTATCCAGGTAAACGCTACTATGGTGGTTGCGAATATGCTGATCAGATAGAGACCCTTGCCCGTGAGCGAGCACTGAAGATATTTAAGGCTGAATACGCAAATGTTCAGCCCCATTCAGGCAGTCAGGCTAATATGGCTGTTTATTTTTCTGTGTTATCTCCCGGTGATAAAGTTTTGGGGATGGATCTTGCCCATGGTGGACATTTAACCCATGGTAGTGGGGTGAACTTCTCAGGACAGCTCTTTAATTTTGTTTCTTATGGTGTCAGCAAGGAAACTGAGCAAATTGATATGGCTGAAGTTGAACGTATTGCTGTTCAAGAAAAGCCGAAAATGATTGTTGCTGGTGCTAGTGCATACCCTCGCATTATCGATTGGCAGGGTTTTCGTACAATTGCCGATACGGTCGGCGCGCTCTTTATGGTCGATATGGCTCATATTGCCGGCCTTGTTGCGGCAGACCAACATCCTTCACCGGTTCCATATGCTGATTTTGTTACTACAACTACTCACAAAACCTTGCGTGGTCCTCGTGGTGGTTTGATCCTGGCTAAAGATGAGTATGGGCAGAAATTAAACAGTAAAATATTCCCTGGTATTCAGGGTGGACCTCTGGTTCATGTTATTGCCGCTAAAGCCGTTAGCTTTAAAGAGGCTATGACTGCTGAGTATCGCCAGTATCAGGAACAGGTTGTGAAAAATGCCCGAACTTTGGCCGAAAGCCTGACTGGCTTCGGTTTTCGGCTTGTCTCCGGGGGTACTGACAATCATCTTATGCTCGTTGATTTGTCACCGAAGAAGATCACTGGAAAGGATGCGGAGGAGGCCCTTGAAAGTGCTGGCTTAACGGTCAATAAAAACGCCATTCCTTTTGATACCCAAAGTCGATTTGTTACTGGTGGTATTCGAATCGGAACTGCGGCCGTGACAACTCGTGGTTTAAAAGAACCTGAAATGAGAAAAATTGGCGATTGGATTAATCGTGCGATTGAGAACACGACTAAGGCAGAAGTGTTGTCTCAACTTAGAGATGAGGTTCGTGCACTGTGTGACCACTATCCACTCTATCCCCACTTGCGAAAACAGTAG
- a CDS encoding cytidine/deoxycytidylate deaminase family protein, whose translation MSSKLVHIRPSWDDYFMGITELVAQRSTCTRRKVGAILVRDKRIVATGYNGAPSKIRHCLDVGCLREQKGIPSGERHELCRGLHAEQNAIIQAALHGFSVEGATLYCTNLPCSICTKMLINIQLEKVYYKEGYPDELTSLMMSEAGIPLNQI comes from the coding sequence ATGTCATCAAAACTTGTTCATATACGACCATCGTGGGATGACTATTTTATGGGGATTACCGAGCTTGTTGCTCAACGTTCGACCTGTACTCGTCGGAAAGTAGGGGCTATTTTAGTTCGTGATAAACGTATTGTTGCTACAGGGTACAACGGAGCACCATCAAAAATTCGGCATTGCCTGGATGTTGGATGTCTTCGTGAACAGAAAGGTATTCCTTCCGGCGAACGGCATGAACTCTGCCGAGGTCTTCATGCCGAACAAAATGCAATAATTCAGGCTGCCCTTCATGGTTTCAGTGTTGAAGGTGCAACGCTCTATTGCACAAACCTGCCGTGTTCAATCTGCACCAAGATGTTGATAAATATTCAACTTGAAAAAGTTTACTACAAAGAAGGCTATCCAGATGAATTGACCTCTCTAATGATGTCTGAGGCAGGAATCCCACTCAATCAAATCTAG
- the acpP gene encoding acyl carrier protein: MSVEDKLIEIIAEQLSVDKAKVVPGASFVDDLGADSLDLVELIMAMEEAFDIEIADEVAEKITTVKSAIEHIQSV; this comes from the coding sequence ATGTCTGTAGAAGATAAACTTATAGAAATCATTGCTGAGCAGCTGAGTGTAGATAAAGCAAAGGTCGTTCCTGGAGCCTCTTTTGTCGATGATCTTGGTGCTGATTCACTTGATTTGGTTGAGCTTATTATGGCGATGGAAGAAGCTTTTGATATTGAAATAGCTGATGAAGTAGCAGAAAAGATCACTACTGTAAAAAGTGCAATTGAGCATATTCAGTCTGTCTAA
- a CDS encoding riboflavin synthase, which translates to MFTGIIQGKGKLFETRPSGGGLVFGLEADFDLNDPLEGESIAINGVCLTAKNITKKRFYADVSPESLARTNLGSLTVGSGVNLERALRLSDRLGGHIVSGHVDAVSKVISREKLGNFTIFTFSIPDGLGKYIISKGSITIDGISLTVNSCASRQFSVSIIPHTLEVTMLGTIGAGSVVNLEVDIIGKYVEKLVLHTSDEHERSKIDVSFLAENGFLK; encoded by the coding sequence ATGTTTACAGGAATTATACAAGGTAAAGGAAAGTTGTTTGAGACAAGACCGTCCGGGGGTGGTCTCGTTTTTGGACTTGAAGCTGATTTTGATCTAAATGATCCTCTGGAAGGTGAAAGTATCGCCATCAATGGCGTTTGCTTAACAGCAAAGAATATCACAAAAAAACGGTTTTACGCTGATGTTTCACCTGAATCTCTGGCGCGAACCAATTTAGGTTCTTTAACCGTCGGCAGCGGCGTGAATCTTGAGCGTGCCTTACGATTAAGTGATCGCTTGGGTGGCCATATTGTCAGTGGTCACGTTGATGCTGTCAGTAAAGTTATTTCACGAGAGAAGCTGGGTAACTTTACGATTTTTACATTCAGTATCCCGGACGGACTGGGGAAGTATATAATCAGTAAGGGTTCCATAACAATTGATGGCATAAGTTTAACGGTTAATTCGTGTGCAAGCCGTCAGTTTTCTGTTTCAATCATACCGCATACCCTTGAGGTTACCATGCTGGGCACCATCGGTGCTGGATCCGTGGTCAATCTTGAGGTTGATATTATCGGGAAATATGTCGAGAAATTGGTGCTCCATACTTCTGATGAGCACGAGCGATCAAAAATTGATGTATCTTTTTTGGCTGAGAATGGATTTTTAAAGTAA